Proteins from a genomic interval of Quercus robur chromosome 9, dhQueRobu3.1, whole genome shotgun sequence:
- the LOC126700897 gene encoding cation/calcium exchanger 5-like has translation HTSSFATIPTRSLLTKPTTSPPPCSKSHSNTFLNYSCLFTQNPFLSIPYLSLLILLFFYILIKTAQDHFSIVTTKLTNQLNLSPTIGVVTLLALGSGALDVFASVAAVRGGQYRTGFGAILSAGTFVTAFVVGFVAIYAAPFSLNPVTFVRDVLFYLVVALFLFYVYLSAKIFLWQAVGFYVFFVGIVFWMDFGLGGGRRKIEAELGLDLGF, from the coding sequence CACACCTCTTCTTTTGCCACAATCCCCACCAGATCCCTTCTCACGAAACCAACCACATCACCACCACCTTGCTCCAAATCCCACTCCAACACTTTCCTAAACTACTCTTGCCTCTTCACCCAAAACCCATTTCTCTCCATCCcttatctctctctcctcatcctcctcttcttctatATCCTCATCAAAACCGCTCAAGACCACTTCTCCATTGTAACTACCAAGCTAACTAACCAACtaaatctctctcccactatTGGTGTTGTTACTCTTTTGGCCTTAGGCAGTGGCGCCCTTGATGTCTTCGCATCAGTCGCCGCGGTCCGAGGAGGCCAGTACCGAACTGGGTTCGGAGCAATACTCTCTGCGGGGACCTTTGTCACTGCTTTTGTTGTTGGTTTCGTGGCAATCTACGCCGCACCCTTTTCGTTGAACCCTGTGACTTTTGTGAGGGACGTGTTGTTTTACTTGGTGGTGGCATTGTTTTTGTTCTATGTGTATCTTAGTGCCAAGATTTTTCTGTGGCAGGCTGTTGggttttatgtgttttttgttgGGATTGTGTTTTGGATGGATTTTGGATTGGGTGGAGGGAGGAGGAAGATTGAGGCTGAGCTGGGTTTAGATTTAGGATTTtga